One window from the genome of Breoghania sp. L-A4 encodes:
- the dnaA gene encoding chromosomal replication initiator protein DnaA: protein MDIADVPGPEQWKRVKSQLRAELGEDVFSSWFARVNLEGQAPDGTVQLSVPTRFLKTWIQSHYRDRIIGLWQNECDSVNRIELTVRGAVRARPSVVAQNAQTAAKASQKGVFETRPVSLGDATPRGLSQPQTRSEHEPRRDVLEGSPLEPRYTFATFIEGKSNALSLAAARQLTSGAPVTYNPLFVHASVGLGKTHLLHAIAAEARSTGRKVLYLTAEHFMYRFVAALKTQSAIAFKDTLRGIDILLIDDMQFLHGKQIQQEFCHTLNSLIDGARQVVVAADRPPADLEALDDRVRSRLAGGLVVGIQQPDHDLRRAILSHRIALTRNTYPNFHMPEAVLDYVATNVSSNGRDLEGALNRLVAHNQLTNAPITLDMAEMTLRDLVRAHEPRRVKIEDIQRVVSKHYNVSKSDLLSARRTRTIVRPRQIAMFLAKALTPRSLPEIGRRFGNRDHTTVLHAVRKITELSSNDPNLAQEIELLKRMLDN, encoded by the coding sequence ATGGACATTGCTGACGTTCCGGGTCCGGAACAATGGAAACGGGTGAAGAGCCAGTTGCGTGCTGAACTGGGCGAGGATGTGTTCTCGAGTTGGTTTGCACGCGTCAATCTGGAAGGCCAGGCGCCCGATGGAACCGTTCAGCTGTCCGTTCCCACCCGCTTCCTGAAGACGTGGATCCAGTCGCATTACCGCGACCGCATCATCGGCCTTTGGCAGAACGAGTGCGACTCGGTCAACCGTATCGAACTGACGGTGCGCGGCGCCGTCCGGGCCCGGCCCTCCGTCGTCGCCCAGAACGCCCAGACCGCGGCGAAGGCCAGCCAGAAGGGCGTCTTCGAGACCCGTCCAGTATCACTCGGCGACGCCACGCCGCGCGGCCTGTCGCAGCCCCAGACGCGCAGCGAGCACGAGCCGCGACGCGATGTCCTGGAAGGCTCGCCGCTGGAGCCGAGATACACGTTTGCGACCTTTATCGAGGGCAAGTCGAACGCGCTTTCGCTGGCCGCCGCGCGCCAGCTCACCTCAGGCGCGCCGGTGACCTACAACCCGCTGTTCGTTCACGCCAGCGTCGGCCTCGGCAAGACACATCTGTTGCACGCGATCGCCGCGGAGGCTCGCAGCACCGGACGCAAGGTGCTCTATCTGACCGCCGAGCACTTCATGTACCGTTTCGTCGCGGCGCTGAAGACCCAGTCGGCCATTGCGTTCAAGGACACGCTGCGCGGAATCGACATTCTGCTGATCGACGACATGCAGTTTCTGCATGGCAAGCAGATCCAGCAGGAATTCTGCCACACGCTCAATTCGCTGATCGACGGGGCCCGCCAGGTGGTGGTGGCCGCCGACCGGCCGCCCGCCGACCTGGAAGCTCTCGATGACCGCGTACGTTCGCGCCTCGCCGGCGGACTGGTTGTCGGCATCCAGCAGCCGGACCATGATCTGCGCCGCGCCATCCTGTCGCATCGCATCGCGCTGACCCGTAACACCTATCCCAACTTCCACATGCCGGAAGCGGTGCTCGACTACGTCGCCACCAACGTCTCCTCGAACGGCCGCGATCTGGAAGGCGCGCTCAACCGTCTGGTTGCGCACAACCAGCTCACCAACGCGCCGATCACCCTCGACATGGCCGAGATGACGCTGCGCGATCTGGTGCGCGCTCATGAGCCGCGGCGAGTGAAGATCGAAGACATTCAGCGCGTGGTCTCCAAACACTACAACGTGTCCAAATCGGACCTGCTGTCGGCTCGACGTACCCGTACCATCGTACGTCCGCGCCAGATCGCGATGTTCCTGGCGAAGGCCCTCACCCCCCGTTCGCTGCCCGAAATCGGCCGGCGCTTCGGCAACCGCGATCACACGACAGTGCTGCATGCGGTGCGCAAGATCACCGAGCTGTCGTCGAACGATCCGAATCTCGCACAGGAAATCGAGCTGCTGAAGCGCATGCTCGACAACTGA
- a CDS encoding rhodanese-like domain-containing protein: protein MSSDASGGYAGDKTATATYQDLVDNPSAVLIDVRTRAEWTFVGIPDIRGLDREPVLVEWQQFQGQPTASDFVTTLGDELAKRGVEKSDPLYFLCRSGARSLSAAIAMTQAGFTQCYNITDGFEGPLDADGHRGSVGGWKQSNLPWVQS, encoded by the coding sequence ATGTCGAGCGACGCATCCGGCGGATACGCCGGTGACAAGACCGCGACCGCGACGTACCAGGACCTGGTGGACAATCCTTCAGCCGTCTTGATCGACGTACGCACACGCGCCGAATGGACTTTCGTCGGCATCCCGGATATTCGCGGTCTCGATCGCGAACCGGTTCTGGTCGAATGGCAGCAATTTCAGGGGCAACCCACCGCCTCCGATTTCGTCACGACGTTGGGCGACGAACTCGCAAAACGCGGCGTGGAAAAGAGCGACCCTTTGTATTTTCTGTGCCGGTCCGGCGCCCGCAGCCTCTCCGCTGCCATTGCCATGACGCAGGCCGGATTTACACAGTGCTATAATATCACCGATGGCTTTGAAGGGCCTCTGGACGCGGACGGGCATCGCGGGTCCGTTGGCGGCTGGAAGCAATCGAACCTTCCATGGGTACAGTCCTGA
- the rpsT gene encoding 30S ribosomal protein S20, producing the protein MTTSFTNGPGQSHGQHPSAKKAGRKIARRTVVNQARRSRMRTFIRKVEEAISAGDQAIAAEALKTAQPIIMSAVNKGILHANTASRKVSRLSKRVKALSA; encoded by the coding sequence ATCACAACCAGTTTTACAAACGGACCAGGACAGAGCCATGGCCAACACCCCTCGGCCAAAAAGGCTGGACGCAAGATCGCCCGCCGCACGGTCGTGAACCAGGCGCGCCGCAGCCGCATGCGCACCTTTATCCGCAAGGTTGAGGAAGCCATCTCGGCCGGCGACCAGGCGATCGCCGCTGAAGCACTGAAGACGGCGCAGCCGATCATCATGAGCGCCGTCAACAAGGGCATCCTGCACGCCAACACGGCGTCGCGGAAAGTTTCCCGCCTCAGCAAGCGGGTGAAGGCGCTCAGCGCCTGA